One segment of Paraburkholderia caribensis DNA contains the following:
- a CDS encoding aromatic ring-hydroxylating oxygenase subunit alpha, producing the protein MHVVAPLDSNPVDNPPKAAVRDLRRVDIHPDHWYPLAWSREVKRGKTHAVRFAGEPIVLARTESGKVIALEDRCAHRQVPLSGGVVDGEAIRCGYHGWTYDCSGKCIDVPYLGRERLPNGVRAYPCREAEGLIFVFPGDAALAETMPLPPLGSVADKAYKTRRFGREVACHYSFMHENLMDMNHQFLHRKQMGKMRARSLGRRRGDDWVEVDYTFAREAGQQPIGEALVFGQSRKNTRTDHKDVMTIRTQYPFQTLRIRTSDGTIVMDLWICYVPLDREQRTNRTFGLLSIKRPKIGALLDVAWPLLVWFTERIFKEDRWIVELEQAAHDAQGADWNHEVFPVINDLRDLLRECGAPAARRVIPIEPSAEPSAESVAV; encoded by the coding sequence ATGCACGTAGTCGCTCCGTTGGACAGCAATCCCGTCGATAACCCTCCCAAGGCTGCCGTGCGCGATCTGCGCCGCGTCGATATTCACCCCGATCACTGGTATCCCCTTGCATGGTCGCGCGAAGTGAAGCGCGGTAAAACGCATGCCGTGCGCTTTGCAGGCGAGCCGATCGTGCTGGCGCGCACCGAATCGGGCAAGGTGATCGCGCTGGAGGATCGCTGCGCGCACCGGCAGGTGCCGCTGAGCGGCGGCGTGGTCGACGGCGAGGCTATCCGCTGCGGCTATCACGGCTGGACCTACGACTGCTCGGGCAAATGCATCGACGTGCCGTATCTCGGCCGCGAGCGTCTGCCGAATGGCGTGCGCGCGTATCCGTGCCGCGAAGCCGAAGGACTGATCTTCGTGTTTCCCGGCGACGCCGCGCTCGCCGAGACGATGCCGCTGCCCCCGCTCGGCTCCGTGGCCGACAAGGCCTACAAGACGCGGCGTTTCGGCCGCGAAGTGGCTTGCCACTACTCGTTCATGCACGAAAACCTGATGGATATGAACCATCAGTTCCTGCATCGCAAGCAGATGGGCAAGATGCGCGCGCGTTCGCTGGGCCGGCGGCGCGGCGACGACTGGGTCGAAGTGGACTACACGTTCGCGCGCGAAGCAGGGCAGCAGCCGATCGGCGAAGCGCTCGTGTTCGGGCAGAGCCGCAAGAACACGAGGACCGACCACAAGGATGTGATGACGATCCGCACGCAGTATCCGTTTCAGACGCTGCGGATTCGCACGTCCGACGGGACGATCGTCATGGACCTGTGGATCTGCTACGTGCCGCTCGATCGCGAACAGCGCACCAATCGCACGTTCGGCCTGCTGTCCATCAAGCGGCCGAAGATCGGCGCGCTGCTCGACGTCGCGTGGCCGCTGCTGGTGTGGTTCACCGAGCGCATCTTCAAGGAAGACCGCTGGATCGTCGAGCTTGAGCAGGCAGCACACGACGCGCAAGGCGCCGACTGGAATCACGAAGTCTTCCCGGTCATCAACGACCTGCGCGATCTGCTGCGGGAATGCGGCGCGCCCGCGGCGCGGCGGGTGATTCCGATCGAGCCGTCCGCCGAGCCTTCTGCCGAGTCGGTTGCCGTCTGA
- a CDS encoding RNA polymerase sigma factor, with protein sequence MTTAATHRAIEAVWRIESAKVIAHVARIVRDVGVAEELAQDALVAALETWPDAGVPDNPGAWLMATAKNRALDRWRQDALHARKHEELGADMDAREAHIVPDFVDALDAARADDIGDDLLRLVFTACHPVLSKDARVALTLRLLGGLATDEIARAFLVPEPTIAQRIVRAKKTLSAAKVPFEVPQTNERAVRLASVLEVIYLIFNEGYSATAGDDWMRPTLCEEALRLGRVLAGLMPDESEVYGLVALMEIQASRMHARVDAQGRPVLLLDQDRSRWDPLLIRRGLSALARSEALGGMSGPYTLQAALAACHARAHTAAQTDWVQIVALYDALAEVAPSPVVDLNRAVAVGMAYGPMAALELVDALADEPSLKNYHWLPSVRGDLLAKLARNDEARAEFERAASMTRNARERELLLERALEMGGAPGRMQ encoded by the coding sequence GTGACGACGGCTGCGACCCATCGTGCCATCGAGGCAGTCTGGCGGATCGAATCCGCGAAGGTCATCGCTCACGTCGCGCGCATCGTGCGCGATGTCGGCGTGGCGGAAGAACTCGCGCAGGACGCGCTGGTGGCCGCGCTCGAAACCTGGCCCGACGCAGGCGTGCCGGACAATCCTGGAGCATGGCTGATGGCGACGGCGAAAAACCGCGCGCTCGACCGCTGGCGCCAGGATGCGCTGCACGCGCGCAAGCACGAGGAACTCGGCGCCGACATGGACGCGCGCGAGGCGCATATCGTGCCCGATTTCGTCGATGCGCTCGACGCCGCGCGCGCCGACGATATCGGCGACGATCTGCTGCGACTGGTGTTCACCGCCTGCCACCCCGTGCTGTCGAAAGACGCACGTGTGGCGCTGACGTTGCGCCTGCTTGGCGGCCTGGCCACGGATGAGATCGCGCGCGCGTTTCTCGTGCCCGAGCCGACCATTGCGCAGCGCATCGTGCGCGCCAAGAAGACGTTGTCGGCGGCGAAGGTGCCGTTCGAAGTGCCGCAGACGAACGAACGCGCGGTGCGGCTCGCTTCCGTGCTCGAAGTGATTTATCTGATCTTCAACGAAGGCTATTCGGCGACGGCGGGCGACGACTGGATGCGCCCGACGCTGTGCGAGGAAGCGCTGCGCCTGGGCCGCGTGCTGGCGGGCCTGATGCCCGACGAAAGCGAAGTGTACGGACTGGTCGCGCTGATGGAGATTCAGGCGTCGCGCATGCATGCGCGCGTCGATGCGCAGGGACGGCCGGTGCTGCTGCTCGATCAGGACCGCAGCCGCTGGGACCCGCTGCTGATCCGTCGCGGGTTGAGTGCGCTTGCCCGCTCGGAGGCGCTCGGCGGGATGAGCGGGCCGTACACGCTGCAGGCCGCGCTCGCCGCGTGCCATGCGCGCGCGCACACGGCGGCACAAACGGATTGGGTGCAGATCGTCGCGCTGTACGATGCGCTTGCCGAGGTAGCGCCGTCGCCCGTGGTGGATCTGAATCGCGCGGTTGCTGTCGGCATGGCGTATGGCCCGATGGCCGCGCTCGAACTCGTCGACGCGCTTGCCGACGAGCCTTCGCTGAAGAATTATCACTGGCTGCCGAGCGTGCGCGGCGATCTGCTCGCCAAGCTCGCTCGCAACGATGAAGCGCGCGCGGAATTCGAGCGCGCCGCATCGATGACGCGCAATGCGCGCGAACGCGAACTGCT
- a CDS encoding YciI family protein: MRFMILVKATADSEAGKMPEEELMASMATYHEALQKAGVLLDACGLQPSAKGWRVRYAGGRRTVTEGPFAQTKELVAGYTVIQVRSREEAMEWARRFPAPSGEQADGEIEVRQMFELDDFEPSQSTERFRKIEGANH, translated from the coding sequence ATGCGATTCATGATTCTAGTGAAGGCCACGGCCGACAGCGAAGCCGGCAAGATGCCGGAAGAAGAACTGATGGCGTCGATGGCGACGTATCACGAAGCCTTGCAGAAGGCGGGCGTGCTGCTCGACGCGTGCGGCCTGCAGCCGAGCGCGAAAGGCTGGCGCGTGCGCTATGCGGGCGGCCGGCGCACCGTCACGGAAGGGCCGTTTGCGCAGACGAAAGAACTGGTGGCGGGCTACACCGTGATTCAGGTGCGATCGCGCGAAGAAGCGATGGAATGGGCGCGGCGCTTCCCCGCGCCGTCCGGCGAGCAGGCCGACGGCGAAATCGAAGTGCGCCAGATGTTCGAACTCGACGACTTCGAGCCGAGCCAGTCGACCGAACGCTTTCGCAAGATCGAAGGCGCAAACCACTGA
- a CDS encoding VOC family protein produces the protein MHKQIYVNLAVSSVEKSKAFFSQLGFTFEPKFTNEQAACMVIGENIYAMLLAKDFFQTFTNRTLCNPKESTEALICLSCDSRAQVDDLAGKALAAGGASARPAQDHGFMYERSIEDIDGHIWELVYMDPNAAMPAADAS, from the coding sequence ATGCACAAGCAAATCTATGTGAACCTCGCCGTGAGCAGCGTGGAGAAATCGAAGGCGTTCTTCTCGCAACTCGGCTTTACGTTCGAACCGAAATTCACCAATGAGCAGGCCGCCTGCATGGTGATCGGCGAGAACATCTACGCCATGCTGCTCGCGAAGGACTTTTTCCAGACCTTCACGAACAGGACGCTGTGCAACCCGAAAGAGAGCACGGAAGCGCTGATCTGCCTGTCGTGCGACAGCCGTGCGCAAGTCGACGATCTGGCCGGCAAGGCGCTCGCCGCAGGCGGCGCGTCGGCGCGCCCGGCGCAGGACCACGGCTTCATGTACGAGCGCAGTATCGAGGATATCGACGGGCATATCTGGGAACTCGTGTACATGGACCCGAACGCCGCGATGCCAGCGGCCGACGCGTCTTGA
- a CDS encoding YciI family protein, translating into MSYMLLIVEPTQQREERGEVAGRAVYDRMLKYRAGLRARGQLIAAESLSPDKNGVRLEKRDGQTRLIDGPFAEAKEMVGGFFLLNVDTYEEALALAEECPAAEWCTIEIRKVAPCYEY; encoded by the coding sequence ATGTCCTACATGCTGCTCATCGTCGAACCTACCCAGCAACGCGAGGAACGCGGCGAAGTCGCGGGCCGCGCCGTCTACGACCGCATGCTCAAATACCGCGCCGGGTTGCGGGCGCGCGGCCAGCTGATCGCGGCCGAATCGCTGTCGCCCGACAAAAACGGTGTGCGTCTCGAAAAGCGCGACGGCCAGACGCGCCTGATCGACGGGCCGTTTGCCGAAGCGAAGGAAATGGTCGGCGGCTTCTTTCTGCTGAACGTCGATACCTACGAAGAAGCGCTCGCGCTCGCCGAAGAGTGCCCGGCCGCCGAGTGGTGCACGATCGAAATCCGCAAGGTCGCGCCGTGCTACGAGTACTGA
- a CDS encoding glycosyltransferase family 2 protein, which produces MDTDVIEDATLTNYSLSDEPTVVAGERPRPSLREALAAASPRINPRKGTWQSAVIHGSVTALWLLLFARAFFLHGALAWSTGIAYVLYDTLLLAFVTVKTWPLIHRSLPARRSADGAKLPSMGVIVAAHNEAGVLPVTLAALLRQTQGPAQIVIADDGSTDGTRDLLTSRFGLTEPALGVLSAPSSRYPNLQWLRVPHGGKALALNAAIDVMTTDTVMTVDADTLLADDATLAMRASFAQSPKLVAATGILVPVCDRTASGRVFQWFQTYEYMRNFIARFAWMRADSLLLVSGAFASFRRDALVAVGGFDAQCLVEDYELIHRLRRYSVDHNLGWDVRVVGDAHAQTEAPATLGAFLRQRRRWFAGFLQTQYWNRDMTGNARYGTLGRVMLPVKAFDTMQPVYGLTAFALLLGFVAGGHGLIVVSIFSVIGLKTAIDLAFYLWSIHLYRRWTGLTSGTSLSMAVVAAIAEPFTFQLLRHTGAVLGWLQFLRGGKTWGKQHRSGLVGATQVTR; this is translated from the coding sequence ATGGATACCGATGTGATTGAAGACGCGACGCTGACTAACTACAGCCTTTCCGACGAGCCCACGGTTGTAGCGGGCGAGCGTCCCAGGCCGTCGCTACGCGAAGCGCTCGCCGCCGCGTCGCCGCGCATCAACCCGCGCAAGGGCACCTGGCAGAGCGCCGTGATCCACGGCAGCGTGACCGCTTTGTGGCTGCTGCTGTTCGCGCGCGCGTTCTTTCTGCATGGCGCGCTCGCGTGGTCGACGGGGATCGCTTACGTGCTGTACGACACGCTGCTGCTCGCGTTCGTCACGGTGAAGACGTGGCCGCTGATCCACCGCTCGTTGCCTGCGCGTCGGTCGGCGGATGGTGCGAAATTGCCGAGCATGGGCGTGATCGTCGCCGCGCACAACGAGGCAGGCGTGCTGCCCGTGACGCTCGCCGCGCTGCTGCGGCAGACGCAAGGCCCGGCGCAGATCGTGATCGCCGACGACGGCTCGACGGACGGCACACGCGATCTGCTGACCAGCCGCTTCGGTCTGACGGAGCCCGCGTTGGGCGTGCTGAGCGCGCCGAGCAGCCGCTATCCGAATCTGCAGTGGCTGCGCGTGCCGCACGGCGGCAAGGCGCTGGCGCTGAACGCCGCGATCGACGTGATGACGACGGACACCGTGATGACCGTCGACGCCGACACCTTGCTCGCCGACGACGCCACGCTCGCCATGCGCGCGTCTTTCGCGCAGTCGCCGAAGCTCGTTGCCGCGACGGGCATCCTCGTGCCCGTCTGCGACCGCACGGCGAGCGGGCGCGTGTTCCAGTGGTTCCAGACTTACGAATACATGCGCAACTTCATCGCGCGCTTCGCCTGGATGCGCGCCGACAGCCTGTTGCTGGTGTCGGGCGCATTTGCGTCGTTCCGGCGCGACGCGCTGGTCGCCGTCGGCGGCTTCGACGCGCAATGTCTGGTCGAAGATTACGAACTGATTCACCGGCTGCGTCGCTATTCCGTCGATCACAACCTCGGCTGGGACGTGCGCGTGGTCGGCGACGCGCACGCGCAGACGGAAGCGCCCGCAACGCTTGGCGCGTTCCTGCGCCAGCGCCGCCGCTGGTTCGCAGGTTTCCTGCAAACGCAGTACTGGAACCGCGACATGACGGGCAATGCGCGATACGGCACGCTCGGCCGGGTGATGCTGCCCGTGAAGGCGTTCGACACGATGCAGCCCGTCTACGGCCTGACCGCGTTCGCGTTGCTGCTCGGCTTCGTGGCCGGCGGACATGGCCTGATCGTCGTGTCGATCTTCAGCGTGATCGGTCTGAAGACGGCCATCGACCTCGCGTTCTATTTGTGGAGCATTCATCTGTACCGCCGCTGGACGGGGCTGACGAGCGGCACGAGCCTGTCGATGGCCGTCGTCGCCGCCATCGCCGAGCCGTTCACGTTTCAGTTGCTGCGGCATACGGGCGCCGTGCTCGGCTGGCTGCAATTTCTACGCGGTGGCAAGACGTGGGGCAAGCAGCATCGGTCGGGTCTCGTCGGCGCGACACAAGTCACGCGTTGA
- a CDS encoding porin, which produces MKKILIATAVAASFASVAHAQSSVTLYGTLDTSISYTSNVNGGHQWAVGSGSTDENRFGLRGVEDLGGGLKTIFTLEEGFDTNNGAQASQGKMFSRQAFVGLSSQAGTVTLGRQYDAMQDFVSPLSATGSWGGANFAHYGNLDHLNKDSKDAASNSIKFTSANYSGVSFAGTYSFSNSSQFANNRAYSFGAGYENAGLRVGAGYAQQNNPNTTSGGAYNNADLSNIGLTGVSFRQREFGAGATYAFGPALFGIVWTQARLDNVTGGTGSVHTNNYEANATYNLTPALALGVAYTYSNGAAEDAHFHANQIGLKGDYALSKRTDVYAQGTYQETSAPAGSTINAVIDNGSVTGVSSSHRQGVASVGLRHRF; this is translated from the coding sequence ATGAAGAAGATTCTGATCGCGACGGCAGTGGCTGCCTCGTTCGCCTCGGTCGCACACGCACAAAGCAGCGTCACGCTGTACGGCACGCTGGACACGTCGATCTCCTACACGAGCAACGTCAATGGCGGCCACCAGTGGGCAGTCGGCAGCGGCTCGACCGATGAAAACCGCTTCGGCCTGCGCGGCGTCGAAGACCTCGGCGGCGGCCTGAAGACCATCTTCACGTTGGAAGAAGGCTTCGACACGAACAACGGCGCACAGGCGTCGCAAGGCAAGATGTTCTCGCGTCAGGCATTCGTCGGCCTGTCGAGCCAGGCTGGCACGGTCACGCTGGGCCGTCAGTACGACGCGATGCAGGACTTCGTGTCGCCGCTGTCTGCAACGGGTAGCTGGGGCGGCGCGAATTTCGCCCACTACGGCAACCTCGATCACCTCAACAAGGACAGCAAGGACGCAGCCAGCAACTCGATCAAGTTCACGAGCGCCAACTACTCGGGCGTCTCGTTCGCCGGCACGTATTCGTTCTCGAACAGCTCGCAGTTCGCCAACAACCGCGCATACAGCTTCGGTGCGGGCTATGAAAACGCAGGTCTGCGCGTCGGCGCGGGCTACGCGCAGCAGAACAACCCGAACACCACGTCGGGCGGCGCGTACAACAATGCCGACCTGAGCAATATCGGTCTGACGGGCGTATCGTTCCGCCAGCGCGAGTTCGGCGCGGGTGCAACCTATGCGTTCGGCCCGGCGCTGTTCGGCATCGTCTGGACGCAAGCTCGCCTCGACAACGTGACGGGCGGCACGGGTTCCGTTCACACCAACAACTACGAAGCCAACGCCACGTACAACCTGACGCCTGCGCTGGCGCTGGGTGTTGCCTACACGTACTCGAACGGTGCGGCCGAAGATGCTCACTTCCACGCGAATCAGATCGGCCTGAAGGGCGACTACGCGCTGTCCAAGCGCACGGACGTGTATGCGCAAGGCACGTATCAGGAAACGAGCGCGCCGGCTGGCTCGACGATCAACGCAGTGATCGACAACGGCAGCGTGACGGGCGTTTCGTCGTCGCACCGCCAGGGCGTCGCATCCGTCGGTCTGCGTCACCGCTTCTAA
- a CDS encoding SRPBCC family protein — protein MSEDGDATPPIADLQIVSTRVFDFPRDLVFRAWTEPVHLAHWWGPKGFTHSFHEFDLRPGGNWRFAMHGPDGVDYKNHSVFVEIVAPERIVFDHVSGPHYRVTATFDALSDEQTRITFRMVFETPAVCAQVKTFAVKANEENFDRLQKELKRMV, from the coding sequence ATGTCCGAGGATGGCGACGCAACTCCGCCTATCGCGGATCTGCAAATCGTATCGACGCGCGTGTTCGATTTTCCGCGCGATCTCGTGTTCAGGGCCTGGACGGAGCCGGTACATCTCGCGCACTGGTGGGGCCCGAAGGGCTTCACCCATTCCTTCCACGAATTCGACCTGCGTCCGGGCGGCAACTGGCGCTTCGCAATGCACGGGCCGGATGGCGTCGACTACAAGAATCACAGCGTATTCGTCGAGATCGTCGCGCCCGAGCGTATCGTGTTCGATCATGTGTCGGGGCCGCACTACCGCGTCACGGCTACCTTCGATGCGCTGAGCGACGAGCAGACGCGCATCACGTTTCGCATGGTCTTCGAGACGCCTGCCGTGTGCGCGCAGGTGAAGACGTTTGCCGTCAAGGCCAATGAAGAGAACTTCGACCGTCTGCAGAAAGAGTTGAAGCGGATGGTCTGA
- a CDS encoding glycine zipper 2TM domain-containing protein, whose product MLKRYIVRVAIAAAVLVPLVSGCTVGGAAAGGYVGHETTHSTVGTVGGAVAGGIIGHELGK is encoded by the coding sequence ATGTTGAAGCGCTATATCGTCCGCGTCGCAATCGCAGCAGCGGTCCTGGTGCCGTTGGTGAGCGGATGCACCGTCGGCGGCGCGGCAGCGGGTGGCTATGTCGGCCACGAGACGACGCATAGCACCGTGGGCACGGTGGGCGGCGCTGTCGCGGGCGGGATCATCGGTCACGAACTGGGCAAGTGA
- a CDS encoding cytochrome b, with protein sequence MNTSTTSRTASRDGIETLSTPAHAPRYTRTAIILHWLIAVLIIVNVVLGLSADALPDGWVRPVIDTHKSIGITVLGLALLRLLWRASHRPPPLPREFPSWERMAAHIAHFLLYFVMIALPLSGWMHDSAWKAAATHPMHLFGVIPFPRIGFIMNLDPAVKEPLHDRFGALHTYLGYALYALLAMHIGGALKHELFDRHSVIKRMVP encoded by the coding sequence ATGAACACTTCGACAACTTCCCGCACGGCCTCGCGAGACGGCATCGAGACGCTCTCCACGCCAGCGCATGCGCCCCGCTACACACGCACCGCGATCATCCTGCATTGGCTGATTGCCGTGCTGATCATCGTGAACGTGGTGCTCGGGCTTTCCGCCGACGCGCTGCCGGACGGCTGGGTGCGCCCCGTCATCGACACGCACAAGTCGATCGGCATCACGGTGCTCGGCCTGGCGCTGCTGCGCCTGCTGTGGCGTGCATCGCACCGGCCGCCGCCGCTGCCGCGCGAATTTCCGTCGTGGGAGCGGATGGCCGCACACATCGCGCACTTCCTGCTCTATTTCGTGATGATCGCGCTGCCGCTGTCGGGCTGGATGCATGATTCGGCGTGGAAGGCGGCGGCAACGCATCCCATGCACCTGTTCGGCGTGATCCCGTTTCCGCGCATCGGCTTCATCATGAATCTCGATCCCGCCGTGAAAGAGCCGCTGCACGACAGATTCGGCGCGCTGCACACGTACCTCGGCTATGCGCTGTACGCGTTGCTGGCGATGCATATCGGCGGCGCGCTCAAGCATGAGCTGTTCGACCGTCATTCCGTCATCAAGCGGATGGTGCCGTGA